In Spiroplasma litorale, a single genomic region encodes these proteins:
- a CDS encoding carbamoyl phosphate synthase small subunit, with protein sequence MKRWLILEDGTILEGKSLGYDKSTINELVFTTAMTGYQESITDQSFNGQILIFTYPLIGNYGTNSEDNESIFPTCSGVVVKESCTEGSSFRKEKNISDFLVDNKITGISDLDTRYLTNKIRNNGAMLAAIVCNEDEIDEYKNKIKLFKIKQTHVKEVSTKNKYYIPGKEFKVVLIDYGLKISITKELLKRNCGIYVVPYETSFEEIKELNPDGVMLSNGPGDPNDLKSQIEIIKKLQSNYPIFGICLGHQLLALANGISTKKMIFGHRGVNHPVIDLETNKCYITSQNHGYVVDEKSLTSKNKKVVVTHKSLNDNSIEGLKYLDQYAFSVQFHPDSCPGTSDSYYLFDNFINNMKEFRGKKDAKE encoded by the coding sequence ATGAAAAGATGATTAATTTTAGAAGATGGAACAATACTTGAAGGAAAGAGTTTGGGTTATGATAAATCAACTATAAATGAGCTAGTTTTTACAACAGCAATGACAGGGTATCAAGAATCAATTACTGATCAAAGTTTTAATGGTCAAATACTTATATTTACTTATCCTTTAATTGGTAATTATGGAACAAATAGTGAAGATAATGAATCTATATTCCCAACTTGTTCAGGTGTTGTTGTAAAAGAAAGTTGTACTGAGGGTTCTAGTTTTAGAAAAGAAAAAAATATCTCAGATTTTTTAGTTGATAATAAGATAACTGGTATTTCTGATTTAGATACAAGATACTTAACCAATAAAATTAGAAATAATGGTGCAATGCTAGCTGCTATAGTTTGTAATGAAGATGAGATAGATGAATATAAGAATAAAATAAAATTATTTAAAATAAAACAAACACACGTTAAAGAGGTTTCGACAAAAAATAAGTATTACATACCTGGAAAAGAATTTAAAGTTGTGTTGATTGACTATGGACTAAAAATTTCAATTACAAAAGAATTACTAAAAAGAAATTGTGGTATATATGTCGTACCTTACGAAACAAGTTTTGAAGAAATCAAGGAATTAAATCCTGATGGAGTTATGTTAAGTAATGGTCCTGGAGATCCTAATGACCTAAAAAGTCAGATTGAAATTATTAAAAAATTACAATCAAATTATCCAATATTTGGTATTTGCTTAGGACATCAACTACTTGCTCTTGCAAATGGAATAAGCACTAAAAAAATGATATTTGGACATAGGGGAGTTAATCACCCTGTAATTGATTTAGAAACTAATAAATGTTACATAACATCTCAAAATCATGGTTATGTTGTTGATGAAAAATCACTAACTAGCAAAAATAAAAAGGTTGTTGTCACTCATAAGAGTTTAAACGACAACTCAATTGAAGGTTTAAAATATTTAGATCAATATGCGTTTTCAGTTCAGTTTCATCCAGATTCATGTCCAGGAACAAGTGATAGTTACTATCTTTTTGATAATTTTATAAATAATATGAAAGAGTTTAGAGGTAAAAAAGATGCCAAAGAATAA
- a CDS encoding dihydroorotase — translation MILIKNAKFYYNKNLVKKDILIESKIITKIEDLIEPTDKYKVIDVKENFITPGLIDVHVHTREPGFEYKEDINSINKAALKGGITTICSMANLSPVPDSVENYLLVKTIIKKNAEINIHQMCSATKNLNSDIITNFKELKKVGANYISNDGYGIQDESVMKKILQKVKENDMLISVHLETNDIKKDGMIQKSKFSKKHNIKSFSSKSEYLQLKRDLKLLEDINCRYHVGHLTTFKSLKLIKKAKKYLNVTCEVTPNHLLLNVNDFKSNTGLYKINPPIRLKKDQKMLIKGLKKGVIDCIATDHAPHHDDEKFIEFNKSNYGMIGLEFSFSLLYTKLVKTKKISLLCLLEKMHTNPNNIFKLNANTIDVGQEATLVVWDLNKKSIIDKKNIVSKSNNTPFLGTEIYGKNVLTLLKGDIKWKDD, via the coding sequence ATGATATTAATTAAAAATGCTAAATTTTATTATAATAAAAATTTAGTGAAAAAAGATATTCTCATAGAAAGTAAAATTATTACTAAAATTGAAGATTTAATTGAACCAACTGATAAATATAAAGTTATCGATGTAAAAGAGAATTTTATAACACCAGGATTAATAGATGTGCATGTGCATACAAGAGAACCAGGATTTGAATATAAAGAAGATATAAACTCTATTAATAAGGCTGCATTAAAAGGTGGAATAACTACAATTTGTTCAATGGCAAATTTATCACCAGTGCCAGATAGTGTTGAAAACTATTTGCTAGTAAAAACAATAATCAAGAAAAATGCTGAGATAAATATACATCAAATGTGTTCTGCCACAAAAAATTTAAATTCTGATATTATTACAAACTTTAAAGAACTTAAAAAAGTTGGAGCTAATTATATTTCAAATGACGGTTATGGAATTCAAGATGAATCAGTTATGAAAAAAATACTACAAAAAGTCAAAGAAAATGATATGTTAATTTCAGTACATTTAGAAACTAATGATATTAAAAAGGATGGAATGATCCAAAAGAGTAAGTTTTCTAAAAAGCATAATATAAAATCTTTTAGTTCTAAGTCTGAGTATTTACAGCTAAAACGAGATTTAAAACTATTAGAAGATATTAACTGTAGATACCATGTCGGACATTTAACTACTTTTAAATCTTTAAAACTTATCAAAAAAGCAAAAAAATATTTAAATGTTACATGTGAAGTAACTCCAAATCATCTCCTATTAAATGTAAATGATTTTAAAAGTAACACCGGTCTATATAAAATAAATCCTCCTATAAGATTGAAAAAAGATCAAAAAATGTTAATAAAAGGTTTAAAAAAAGGTGTCATTGATTGTATTGCAACTGACCATGCTCCGCATCATGATGATGAAAAATTTATTGAATTTAATAAATCAAATTATGGAATGATAGGTTTAGAATTTAGTTTTAGTTTATTGTATACGAAATTAGTAAAAACAAAAAAAATATCATTACTATGTCTTTTAGAAAAAATGCATACTAATCCAAATAATATTTTTAAATTAAATGCTAATACTATTGATGTTGGTCAAGAAGCAACGTTAGTGGTTTGAGATTTAAATAAAAAATCTATAATTGATAAAAAAAATATAGTTTCTAAATCTAACAATACACCGTTTTTAGGAACTGAAATATATGGTAAAAATGTTTTAACTTTGTTGAAAGGCGATATTAAATGAAAAGATGATTAA
- a CDS encoding aspartate carbamoyltransferase catalytic subunit encodes MNTFNALLKIEHLSITEIESLIEQALKFKKNKNIPKLKKDIFIANLFFENSTRTHKSFEIAQKKLGFNVINFESESSSIKKGETLYDTVLTLNCLNVDCFVIRHSDKEYYNELINSKNFTSKLINAGDGVGEHPTQSLLDLMTIYENFKTFKNLKIAICGDLKHSRVAHSNMKILNKLGAKIYFSGPKEWFEESYLEYGEYKNIDDLIHEVDVLMLLRVQNERHIDRLNNNINYLSEYGLNRDRYNSLKENAIILHPCPVNRNVEIESSLVESEKSKIFTQMNNGLYMRMAILYYMYKDDFNDIN; translated from the coding sequence ATGAATACATTTAATGCACTTTTAAAAATTGAACATTTGTCAATTACTGAAATAGAATCATTAATTGAGCAAGCATTAAAATTTAAAAAGAATAAAAACATACCAAAATTAAAAAAAGATATTTTCATTGCAAATTTATTTTTTGAAAATAGTACTAGAACTCATAAAAGTTTTGAAATCGCTCAAAAAAAACTAGGGTTTAACGTAATTAACTTTGAAAGTGAATCTAGTTCTATAAAAAAAGGTGAAACACTTTATGATACAGTTTTAACACTTAATTGCTTAAACGTTGATTGTTTTGTAATAAGACATTCTGATAAGGAATACTATAATGAATTAATTAATTCCAAAAACTTCACATCAAAACTAATTAATGCTGGAGATGGAGTTGGTGAACACCCAACACAATCCTTGCTCGATTTAATGACTATATATGAAAATTTTAAAACGTTTAAAAATTTAAAAATTGCAATATGTGGTGATTTAAAACATTCAAGAGTTGCTCATTCAAATATGAAAATTTTAAATAAACTAGGTGCAAAAATTTATTTTTCAGGCCCAAAAGAGTGGTTTGAAGAAAGTTATCTAGAATATGGTGAATATAAAAATATCGATGATTTAATCCATGAAGTTGATGTGTTAATGTTGTTAAGGGTCCAAAATGAAAGACATATAGATAGATTAAATAATAACATTAACTATTTGTCTGAATACGGATTAAATCGTGATCGATATAATAGCCTTAAAGAAAATGCAATAATATTACATCCATGTCCTGTTAATAGAAATGTTGAAATTGAATCATCATTAGTTGAATCTGAAAAATCAAAAATATTTACACAAATGAATAATGGTTTATATATGAGAATGGCAATACTTTATTATATGTATAAGGATGATTTTAATGATATTAATTAA
- the pyrR gene encoding bifunctional pyr operon transcriptional regulator/uracil phosphoribosyltransferase PyrR, which yields MSSKLLIDNNAISRSITRICHEILEKNKGVKNLVLAGIRTRGYFLALRIAKKIEEIEGIKVNVIEIDITDYRDDINKNKSTNFKIEYDLKDKNVILIDDVMFTGRTVRAAIDCILDFYRPCKILLAVLIDRGHRELPIRADFVGKNVPTSLNEKIKVHLNEVDSEDCVLITN from the coding sequence ATGTCATCAAAATTACTAATTGATAATAATGCAATATCAAGATCAATAACAAGAATATGTCACGAAATTTTAGAAAAAAACAAAGGAGTTAAAAACCTTGTTTTAGCTGGAATTAGAACACGTGGTTATTTTTTAGCGTTAAGAATAGCTAAAAAAATTGAAGAAATTGAAGGTATTAAAGTTAATGTAATAGAAATTGATATTACAGATTATAGAGATGATATCAATAAAAACAAAAGTACAAATTTTAAAATAGAATATGATTTAAAAGATAAAAATGTAATTCTAATTGATGATGTAATGTTCACTGGAAGAACAGTTAGAGCTGCAATTGACTGTATTTTAGATTTTTATAGACCATGCAAAATATTACTAGCAGTTCTAATAGACCGTGGTCATAGAGAATTACCAATAAGAGCTGATTTTGTTGGCAAAAATGTACCAACTTCACTAAATGAAAAAATTAAAGTTCATTTAAACGAAGTTGATTCTGAAGATTGCGTTTTAATAACTAATTAA
- a CDS encoding PhnE/PtxC family ABC transporter permease, which translates to MNAVIVSFIIVDGNWGQLFNNFNNLVLRLKQMFKWDFKNFFEKNRFGESFMNRALMSLLSTFLISISGTIIGTIISLIIAICSSYRVVKNKFINSICISILAILRTIPSFVFSLILIGYFGQSSLTLMISICLFTISITGRLYLEKIEHLNYKVYDSLRATGSTKTNAYIAGVMPEFTWNIFSVMFYAFETNIRYIAIIGGITKVGIGELINNNISLQRWDRVGFLLFLLVLFIVILESLIYLAKNYLLMDKDFIIGKNKEKNIIKKINKIKNMNNLKYYINIKYKFIKKNKQEIKKFKKTHKNNIRVNKLSFNSFIKNEPNIKKWFIYDQYFSIWVRLDKTYVTYFNKEVEILKNIEIESLKEMLVKLKENNKKLITPRYVNSKRPKNWVKRLIFFGIIFILFIYSLTNIKFVIMDKEIINSTNQSIKRIFNIDWKSLFMQTNKVSHSVISLIIETLATAVLGTFIGSLLAYFLGLLSSDTIVNFYVAKIFKFITIIIRAVPTYIYAIIFVSVIGLGPFNGSLAIAMGTMSMLTKYNREVFESINTKLISQLQATGFNFLQKFKYGVIPQTNSNVIAYIIYRFDINFKEVATLGLVGAGTLGYLLNAYFSLRWFEQFGALSFGIILFTFLMEWIAKMMREKIKYNKNPKLIDFIINKIRSLKYINYKFEELMFFKKSTLLFEESRAFYYYSNNEIFKEFKIRKKINNNVKNNELLINCINDYYKSNFKNYSEYKIYKLRVLKNIKNHRKDYLTEIKTTYKNKLKNNKTKFKIQIKELNNKEKVNNFTNEYKKELKNNKYSYKNIKNLLEWDINKYYINFKEL; encoded by the coding sequence ATGAATGCAGTTATAGTTAGTTTTATTATTGTTGATGGTAACTGAGGTCAACTTTTTAATAACTTTAATAATTTAGTTTTAAGATTAAAACAAATGTTTAAATGAGACTTCAAAAACTTTTTTGAAAAGAATAGGTTTGGAGAGTCGTTTATGAATAGAGCTTTAATGTCTCTTTTAAGCACTTTTTTAATATCAATTTCAGGAACTATAATAGGAACAATTATATCTTTAATAATTGCTATATGTTCTAGTTATAGAGTTGTTAAAAATAAATTTATTAACTCAATTTGTATCTCAATATTGGCAATATTAAGAACAATACCTTCGTTTGTATTTTCTTTAATATTAATTGGATATTTTGGACAATCATCATTAACATTAATGATATCGATATGTTTATTTACAATTTCTATCACAGGTAGATTATATTTAGAAAAAATAGAACATTTAAATTATAAAGTTTATGATTCACTCAGAGCCACTGGTTCAACAAAAACTAATGCATATATTGCGGGGGTGATGCCAGAATTTACATGAAACATCTTTTCAGTTATGTTTTATGCTTTTGAAACCAATATAAGATATATTGCTATAATTGGTGGTATAACAAAAGTTGGTATTGGTGAGCTTATAAACAATAATATCTCATTGCAAAGATGAGATAGGGTTGGATTTTTATTATTCTTATTAGTTTTATTTATTGTAATTTTAGAGTCTTTAATATATTTGGCAAAAAATTATTTACTAATGGATAAAGATTTTATTATTGGAAAAAATAAAGAAAAAAACATTATCAAAAAAATAAATAAAATAAAAAATATGAATAATTTAAAATATTACATAAATATAAAATATAAATTTATTAAGAAAAATAAACAAGAAATAAAAAAATTTAAAAAGACACATAAAAATAATATAAGAGTAAATAAATTATCATTCAATAGTTTTATAAAAAATGAGCCCAATATTAAAAAATGATTTATATACGATCAATATTTTAGTATTTGAGTAAGATTAGATAAAACTTATGTAACTTATTTTAATAAAGAAGTAGAAATTTTAAAAAATATTGAAATTGAATCATTAAAAGAAATGTTGGTAAAACTAAAAGAAAATAATAAAAAATTAATTACACCAAGATATGTTAATAGTAAAAGACCAAAAAATTGAGTTAAAAGATTAATTTTTTTTGGTATTATATTTATTCTATTTATCTATTCACTTACAAATATAAAATTTGTAATAATGGATAAAGAAATTATTAATTCAACAAACCAAAGTATAAAAAGAATATTTAATATTGATTGAAAGTCACTTTTTATGCAAACAAACAAAGTTAGTCATTCAGTAATAAGTTTAATTATTGAAACTCTTGCGACTGCAGTTTTAGGAACATTCATAGGTTCACTTCTAGCGTACTTTTTAGGATTGTTAAGCTCTGATACAATTGTAAATTTTTATGTTGCTAAGATTTTTAAATTTATTACAATAATCATAAGAGCAGTACCAACATATATATACGCAATAATCTTTGTTTCAGTAATTGGTTTAGGGCCTTTTAATGGATCTCTTGCCATTGCAATGGGAACAATGTCTATGCTAACAAAGTACAATAGAGAAGTTTTTGAGAGTATTAACACAAAATTAATTTCTCAATTACAAGCAACTGGTTTTAATTTTTTGCAAAAATTTAAATATGGAGTTATACCTCAAACAAATAGCAATGTAATTGCATATATTATTTACAGGTTTGATATTAATTTTAAAGAGGTTGCTACATTAGGTTTAGTAGGAGCTGGAACATTGGGTTATCTTCTAAATGCTTACTTCTCTTTACGATGATTTGAGCAGTTTGGAGCCTTATCATTTGGAATTATTTTGTTTACCTTCTTAATGGAATGAATTGCAAAAATGATGCGTGAGAAAATAAAATATAATAAGAACCCGAAGTTAATTGATTTTATAATAAATAAAATAAGAAGTCTTAAATATATTAATTATAAGTTTGAAGAATTAATGTTTTTTAAAAAATCAACTTTATTATTTGAAGAATCTAGAGCATTCTATTACTATTCAAATAATGAAATATTTAAAGAGTTTAAAATTAGAAAAAAGATAAATAACAATGTAAAAAATAATGAGTTATTAATTAATTGTATAAATGATTATTATAAAAGTAATTTTAAAAATTATAGTGAGTATAAAATATATAAATTAAGAGTTTTGAAAAATATTAAAAATCATAGGAAGGATTATCTAACCGAAATTAAAACCACCTATAAAAATAAACTAAAAAATAATAAAACTAAATTTAAAATTCAGATAAAAGAGTTAAATAATAAAGAAAAAGTCAATAACTTTACTAATGAATATAAAAAGGAGTTAAAAAATAACAAATATTCATATAAAAATATAAAAAATTTATTAGAATGAGACATTAATAAATATTATATTAATTTTAAAGAACTATAA
- the phnC gene encoding phosphonate ABC transporter ATP-binding protein, whose protein sequence is MITFKKVNKVWPNGKSALKDINLKINDGEFVAIVGLSGAGKTTLLKTINKMVSISSGEVIVEFDNQKFEINSLKGKKLRNYRKYIGLMSQEYNNIESQTTIKNVLNARVSKLNFFRTLFGIFSDSDRITALNNLNKINLLESAYTRVENLSGGQQQRVALARTLTQEPKLIIADEPVSALDPILANQVMQDFKKINKEDKITIIINIHHIDLALKHADRIIGLKDGLIVFDGSTKNIKNKDLKIIYGNSYENL, encoded by the coding sequence TTGATTACTTTTAAAAAAGTAAATAAAGTCTGACCAAATGGCAAAAGCGCTTTAAAAGATATAAATTTAAAAATTAATGATGGTGAGTTTGTAGCGATTGTAGGATTATCAGGAGCTGGTAAAACAACGCTACTTAAAACTATCAATAAAATGGTTAGTATTTCATCAGGTGAAGTTATTGTTGAATTTGATAATCAAAAATTTGAAATAAACTCTTTAAAAGGTAAAAAACTAAGAAACTATAGAAAATATATAGGTTTAATGTCTCAAGAATACAACAACATTGAATCACAGACCACTATAAAAAATGTTTTAAATGCAAGAGTATCGAAACTAAATTTTTTTAGAACACTTTTTGGAATATTTAGTGATTCAGATAGAATTACTGCTCTAAATAACCTAAATAAAATTAACCTATTAGAAAGTGCTTACACTAGAGTAGAAAATTTGAGTGGTGGACAACAACAAAGGGTTGCACTTGCAAGAACTTTGACTCAAGAACCTAAGTTAATTATTGCTGATGAACCTGTTTCCGCTCTTGATCCAATACTTGCAAATCAAGTTATGCAAGATTTTAAAAAAATTAATAAGGAAGATAAAATAACTATTATTATAAATATACATCATATCGATTTAGCCTTAAAACATGCCGATAGAATAATCGGTTTAAAAGATGGTTTAATAGTATTTGATGGTAGTACAAAAAATATAAAAAATAAAGACCTTAAAATTATTTATGGTAATAGTTATGAGAATCTATAA
- a CDS encoding PhnD/SsuA/transferrin family substrate-binding protein: MKKLLLFLGSSTMILAPVANIVSCGDSNKFIINLTPVKDPIETEKAMKPLEGKLQSKMKEIDPNFNKSVSIKMTESYENSAESLKSGTSDLGFLPINAYESFRGDLVENGTHKDLGVLSFATKYANKGETNFEDFIDISTKKYSDIEAGKYEFGKEDKAIKLANHYNKYVKENVIDKNVQTSDDLTTALTDTENYTSHYRSYVYANTNFVKETLKNSDLNNLTHAYVKTLIDKAMEIGKDGKNGIALNKSVTSSSGTLYPLSWLQETLGYDDLAIKEIYTNKQTYDGSGGTAEGITSGKFNIAFNFEDVRSTKIEEGNHDVFEKSMIIGTTYAIPNDGLIYSRKNVDESMANNLRKAFSELVADKENDNIFGFYGAKSYTQPEKDQSTADFEKHNDSVADNNLLKISHIKELLKELN, encoded by the coding sequence ATGAAAAAATTATTACTATTCCTTGGATCATCAACAATGATTTTAGCACCAGTCGCAAACATTGTATCTTGTGGTGATTCAAATAAATTTATTATAAATTTAACACCTGTTAAGGACCCAATTGAAACAGAAAAAGCAATGAAACCATTAGAGGGAAAATTGCAAAGCAAAATGAAGGAAATTGACCCTAACTTTAATAAGAGTGTATCAATAAAAATGACAGAGTCATATGAAAATTCTGCTGAATCTTTAAAATCAGGTACTTCAGATTTAGGTTTTCTTCCAATAAATGCTTATGAAAGTTTCAGAGGTGATTTAGTGGAAAATGGAACACATAAAGATTTAGGAGTATTGAGTTTCGCTACAAAATATGCAAATAAAGGTGAAACTAATTTCGAAGATTTTATTGACATTTCAACTAAAAAATATTCAGATATTGAAGCTGGAAAATATGAATTTGGAAAAGAAGATAAGGCAATTAAATTGGCTAATCACTATAATAAATATGTAAAAGAAAATGTAATTGATAAAAATGTACAAACAAGTGATGATCTTACAACAGCACTAACTGATACTGAAAATTATACAAGTCACTATAGATCTTATGTTTATGCAAATACTAATTTTGTTAAAGAAACTCTTAAAAACAGTGATTTAAATAATTTAACACATGCTTATGTAAAAACACTAATTGACAAAGCGATGGAAATTGGAAAAGACGGTAAAAATGGGATTGCACTAAACAAAAGTGTAACTTCAAGTTCAGGTACATTATATCCACTAAGTTGATTGCAAGAAACATTAGGTTATGATGATCTTGCGATTAAAGAAATATATACTAATAAACAAACTTATGATGGTTCTGGAGGAACAGCTGAAGGAATTACAAGCGGTAAATTTAATATTGCATTTAACTTTGAAGATGTTAGAAGCACTAAGATTGAAGAAGGAAATCATGATGTTTTTGAAAAATCTATGATAATAGGAACAACTTATGCAATACCAAATGACGGACTAATATATTCAAGAAAAAATGTTGATGAAAGCATGGCAAATAATTTAAGAAAAGCATTTTCAGAATTAGTTGCAGATAAAGAAAATGACAATATATTTGGTTTTTATGGAGCTAAATCATATACTCAACCAGAAAAAGACCAATCAACAGCTGATTTTGAAAAACATAATGACTCGGTAGCAGACAATAATTTACTAAAAATAAGCCATATAAAAGAATTACTAAAAGAATTAAATTAA
- a CDS encoding GNAT family N-acetyltransferase, whose amino-acid sequence MLDIENYSYIDGQRIYLKNVSVENANDIFEYCSDEETVKFLDFEIHKTIEDTLFAIKNYFILSPFGKYGIFLKENDKLIGTIDIRLNNNKKSNFGWVINKKYQKKGYCSEAVNTLISFYTKKISIKELYAIHEIGNVASEKVMDKCGFKKLNVYRTELINNRERKMCIHKILIS is encoded by the coding sequence ATGCTAGATATTGAAAATTATAGTTATATTGATGGACAAAGAATTTATTTAAAAAATGTTAGTGTTGAAAATGCAAATGATATATTTGAATATTGTAGCGATGAGGAAACTGTAAAATTTTTAGACTTCGAAATACACAAAACAATTGAAGACACATTGTTTGCAATTAAAAACTATTTCATTCTTAGTCCATTTGGGAAATATGGAATATTTTTAAAAGAAAATGATAAACTAATTGGAACAATTGATATAAGGTTAAATAATAACAAAAAAAGTAATTTTGGATGAGTTATAAATAAAAAATATCAAAAAAAAGGTTATTGCAGTGAAGCGGTTAATACTTTAATAAGTTTTTATACTAAAAAAATTAGTATTAAAGAACTATATGCAATTCATGAAATAGGCAATGTTGCTTCTGAAAAAGTAATGGATAAATGTGGATTTAAAAAGTTAAATGTTTATAGAACTGAACTAATTAATAATAGAGAAAGAAAAATGTGTATACATAAGATATTAATTTCATAA
- a CDS encoding M17 family metallopeptidase → MVTFNKEKQNITLKLVEETTNPFIIKNNGQVTLISEENTLYMYVGCDKNNKSNDACNCVRKLQSYISNFVNTNKYNVNIDLDSFLELYSDKVDRASLVIFDSILFNDHKKITRKKSNSKDNEVLYNIITEKHKDLEALFNESIIKIEFVNFARDLQDLPPNEGTAPKIAELIETKSKELDNVSCKVLDKKDIEKLGLNLLLAVNAGSDTDPRVVILEYCGDKNKEKIGLIGKGITFDSGGYNLKSSQSISGMKFDMSGAAIVSSTVLALAKSKSKTNVVSVAVLTDNRIGGHATLTESIVKSYNGLTVQIDNTDAEGRLVLADGISYAVRDLKVDKVFDIATLTGAMRFSLGKWHTGVFTKFDRLWQLIDKAAFAQSELVWRLPMIWEHLEIMKTTPIADLTNTGQPGAGAGSSTAAAFLDLFAEGKPYLHLDIACTAEEGGRGKGVMLKTLFELLKNDY, encoded by the coding sequence ATGGTTACATTTAATAAAGAAAAACAAAACATAACATTAAAATTAGTAGAAGAAACAACAAATCCATTTATAATTAAAAACAATGGTCAAGTAACTCTTATATCAGAAGAAAATACTTTGTACATGTATGTGGGTTGTGATAAAAATAATAAGTCAAATGATGCTTGCAATTGTGTTAGAAAATTACAAAGTTATATTTCGAATTTTGTTAATACAAATAAATATAATGTTAACATCGATTTAGACTCATTTTTAGAACTTTATTCAGATAAAGTTGATAGAGCTTCATTAGTAATTTTTGATTCAATTTTATTTAATGATCACAAAAAAATAACAAGAAAAAAATCTAACTCTAAAGATAATGAAGTTCTTTATAATATAATTACTGAAAAACACAAAGATTTAGAAGCGCTTTTCAATGAATCAATTATAAAAATAGAATTTGTGAATTTTGCAAGAGATTTACAAGACTTACCACCAAATGAAGGAACAGCACCAAAAATTGCAGAGTTAATTGAAACAAAATCTAAAGAACTTGATAATGTAAGTTGTAAAGTTTTAGACAAAAAAGATATTGAAAAATTAGGATTAAATTTATTACTCGCAGTTAATGCTGGATCAGATACTGATCCAAGAGTGGTTATTTTAGAATATTGTGGTGATAAAAATAAAGAGAAAATCGGTTTAATCGGTAAAGGAATTACATTTGACTCAGGAGGATATAACTTAAAAAGTTCACAATCAATTTCAGGTATGAAATTTGATATGTCAGGTGCTGCAATTGTTTCTTCAACAGTATTGGCTTTAGCGAAAAGTAAATCAAAAACAAACGTTGTTTCAGTTGCTGTTTTAACTGATAATAGAATTGGTGGACATGCTACATTAACTGAATCTATTGTTAAATCTTATAATGGATTAACAGTTCAAATAGATAATACTGATGCAGAAGGAAGACTAGTATTAGCTGATGGAATTTCTTATGCAGTAAGAGATTTAAAAGTTGATAAAGTATTTGATATTGCTACATTAACAGGGGCAATGAGATTTTCGTTAGGTAAATGACATACTGGAGTATTTACTAAATTTGATAGATTGTGACAATTAATTGATAAAGCTGCTTTCGCTCAATCTGAACTAGTTTGAAGATTGCCAATGATTTGAGAACATCTTGAAATAATGAAAACAACTCCAATTGCTGATTTAACTAACACAGGTCAACCGGGAGCTGGAGCAGGTTCTTCAACCGCAGCTGCATTCTTAGATTTATTTGCAGAAGGTAAACCTTACTTGCATCTTGATATTGCTTGTACTGCAGAAGAAGGTGGAAGAGGTAAAGGTGTAATGCTAAAAACTCTTTTTGAATTATTAAAAAACGATTATTAA
- a CDS encoding MMB_0454 family protein: MYITLEKNSSGELQIEDQILKKILEKDIKSNIDANLDLRVDISWEQENNLFINIEIKFEDRSKAIFKQNEILSSSEQMLYKTLGVKPKTITISFI, translated from the coding sequence ATGTACATCACATTAGAAAAAAATTCATCTGGTGAATTGCAAATAGAAGATCAAATTCTTAAAAAAATTTTAGAAAAAGATATAAAAAGTAACATTGATGCAAATTTGGATTTACGTGTTGATATTTCTTGAGAACAAGAAAATAACTTATTTATAAATATAGAAATCAAATTCGAAGATAGAAGTAAAGCTATTTTTAAGCAAAATGAAATATTGTCTTCATCTGAACAAATGTTATATAAAACATTAGGAGTTAAACCAAAAACAATCACAATTTCGTTTATTTAA